GAATATGTCATCACAGCTAATCATTTTAATAAGGTATTAACAATCGAACAAGCTACCGCTGAATTGAACAAAGGAAGTGCGATTGTATTATTTAGAGATGGCTTCTTTTTTGCTAGTAACGCACAAAAATTTGCACATAGAAGTGTGCCTAAAGCTGAAAATGAACCAGTTATTAAGGGGCCAAAAGAAGCATTTGTAGAATCAGCATCTATTAATAAATCGCTAATAAGAAAAAGAATTAGAGATGAAAATTTAATTGCTGAAACGATGGAAGTCGGTAACCGATCTAAAAATGAAGTTACCTTAATGTATATAAAAGACATTGTAAATGAAGATATTCTTACACAAATAAGAGAAAAAATAAAAGCTATAAATGTCGACAATGTACAAAATATTAATTTGTTAGATCAATATTTAGAAGAGAGAAGATATTCACTTGTTCCAGTTAATCTTTATACTGAAAGACCAGATAGAGCCGTAGCGTATATAGAGGAAGGGCATGTTGTCCTTTTAATGGATCACACATCAGGATGTTTAATAGCACCGATGACCTTTTGGGCAATGATGCATACGTCGGAAGATCATTTCATGAGATTTTGGTATGGGAATTTTTCTAGATTTATTCGAATGATTGCCTTTTTTATTGCAATCTTTACTCCAGCAATTTATATTGCATTAACGAATTATCATAGTGAGATGATACCTCCAGATTTATTATTAGCTATTGCGGCAACTAGAGAGAAAGTTCCTTTTCCTGTTATTTTTGAAATAATCATTATGGAAATTGCCTTTGAATTATTGCGAGAAGCAGGATTGAGAATCCCCAACCCAATAGGTCCGACAATAGGTATAGTTGGAGCACTTATATTAGGACAGGCAGCGGTGGATGCAAATATTGTCAGTCCTATTATGGTTATCGTCATTGCAATAACTGGGTTATCTTCTTTTGCATTGTCAGATGTAAGTCTAAATTACATGATTAGAATGTCACGCTTTCTGTTTACATTTGCTGCGGCATCTTTCGGTATTTTAGGTATGGTAGCTGTGTTTTTATTTGCACTTTCATATATGGCATCGATGAAATCATATGGAGTACCATACTTTTCACCCGTTGCACCTCACTATAAATCGTCAAATGACACATTCTTTAGAAAAATATTAACAAAAGAAACGTGGAGGCCTGGCTTTTTAAAACCAAAAGATATGAAGAGGAAGGTGGCGAAGTGATTAAAGAAGAACTAGGGTTAATTGGGAGAAAAGAACTTGCGGCAATGGTTATAATTTCTATGGGTGCGAAAATAACAGATATGACACCTACAATCATTTATCAAGATACAAAAAATGCTGGCTGGATGGTGCCTCTTTTATCAGGAATTTTGTTTATGAGTTTATTTATTATCTTTATTAAAGTAATTGAAAAGTATCCTAACAAAGGTTTATATGAGCTAACATTAGAGGTTTTTGGCAAAAAAATAGGATATACACTTAATCTTGGTTTTTTTGCAATCATTTTTTGTGCATTAATAGTTGATAGTAGAAGTCACATTGACACGATAGGAACGATGTATTATCCAAGCACACCAATTATTATTATTTACTTTATTTTTATTGGTACAAGCTTTGTTGTAGCGAGAAAAGGCCTACAAGTGATCGGGGTTGTTTCTTGGCTTGTTTTACCTTATCTAATCGGAACTCTAGTCCTTTTGCTCTTTTTAGTATTTAAAGATTTGCAATTTCTGAGAATTTTCCCCATTTTAGGGCCAGGTATAGATGTCGTAGCTAAAGAGGCTGCGATTAAATTATCAATATTTTCAGATACGTTGTTTTTTGCTTTATTCATTCCGCTATTAAAAAGAGATGAAAAGTTTAAAACAGCATCCACAATTGGCTTAGTATATTCCATAATTCAGCTCACTATATTCTATGCAGTATATGTGGCACTGTTTGATGTAATTGGAATCCAAAGGTTAATGTATCCATTTCATGAAACAACACGCTTTTTATCAGTTGGAGAATACTTTACAAATACAGAAACCTTTTTTATGGCACTATGGCTTGTTGGAGTAATGGTGAAGTTTTCCTTTTACTTATTTATAGCTTGTTTTATGTTTGCGAAGTTATTTTCAATTAAACAAATTCGCCCATTACTATTACCATTTGCTACATTGATCATTTTTTTAGGGATTATTCCAGAAAACCCAGTTGAAGTTGGTTTTCTGTTAAGAGAAAACTTACTTCATATTGCTTCTCTTTATGTCGCTATGTATATTGTTTTGATATGGATAGTATCCCGAGTCAGGGGAGGATGAGATGGTGAAAAGGATAATTGTTATTTTCACTTTGTGTATTTTGTGTGCCGGATGTTGGGAAAAAAAAGAATTGGAAGAGCAAGCTTACGTAGTCGTCATTGGTCTCGACAAAGCAGATGAAAAAGGAAAAATTATTGTCACATTTCAAATTTCAAACCCACAAGTGGGCTCTGTTCAAAAGGGGGATGCTGGCAATGAATCTGCATCTGAAATTGTTACGTTTAAAGCGACAGACTTATTAACCGCTAGAGAAATTGCCAATGCTTTTATCACGCGCGATATTAGTTTTAACCATATGAGAAACCTAGTTGTATCAGAAGAATTAGCAAAGTCTGATATGTTACTTAGAACAATTTATTCTACATTAAGAGAGAGACAATTAAAACGAGATATTCGTCTTATCGTATGTAAGGAAGAAGCGAAAGAATTCATTAGGAATAATTCTCCTACTTTTGAGACACGGCCACATAAATACTATCAGTTTATGATCAGACAAGTAACAGATATGGGCTTTAGTCCAACATCAACACTCCATGAATACTTCTTAACTGCAGAAGGAGATGCCGATTTATTTTTATCCATTCTAGCCACAACAAAAGAGGAATCAGGAAGTGGAGATAATGAAGACGAATACAAAGCAGGTCAAATAGACAAAGAAGGTGGAAATAAAACTCAAATAATGGGTTCTGCTGTGTTTAAAGAAGGGAAGATGATTGGCACAATTACAGCAGAAGAAACGAGGTTAAGCTATGCGCTAAATAACACAGCTAATATTTTGAAAATGTTAGTTACGTATGAAGACCCTATTAAGAAAGACTACCGTGTTGCTGCTCGACTAATGAAAACTGGAGAAACAAAAGTGAAAATGAATTTAGAAACAAAGACACCAATAATAGATGTAGAAGTGCCGTTTTCATTAGAGTTATTAGCCATTCCTAGTTTAGTTGATTATGTACAAAATAAGGAAAATCAGACCTTATTAAAAAATTCTATTGAAGCAAGTTTAGAGAAGAAAACCATGAAATTTATTAAGCAATTCCAAGAAGAGTATAAAGGACAGCCTTTTGCCTGGTCACTTATAGCACGCAAGCATTTTTTAACGTTAAGTGAGTATAAAGAGTACAATTGGATGAAAACATTTCCTAAAGCGAAAGTAAATGTGAAGTTTAATGTTGATATTACAGAGTTTGGAGAAGAATTAAGAACGCCAAACATACCTAAAATAAAGGATTGATAATATGAACTGGTTTATCTATATCATTGCAAGCTTTGTAGGGATCTACACGTTAACATTTGCGAGATTGTTATGGAAAGAGGAAAAAAACAAAGCTGCAGCGCTTGCCTTATTATTAATAGGGCTTGTAAACATTGCACTGCCGTATTTTATAGAAATTCGATAGGAAGGGTAAGAGGCGCCCTTTCCTATCATATACGGTGGCTTTCATATTTTAATTGCTTAGCTAGCCTTTTTATTTCATGGAGTTGAAGTGGTTCTAGTGTAGGTTCCGATAAAGCGTCTCTATTTTTTTGGAACTGCTCCAAAGAACTTGCCCCAGGTATTGCTGTAGCAACTGCAGGGTGTGCTAAAACATATTTTAACGCAATAGCTTGCATAGACAAATCGATCCTACTATTTTCTAATTGCTGGATCTGAGTATGTAATTGCTCTTGATCATATGATAAAAATGTTTTATTCTCAAACTTACGTGCGATTATTTTTTCCCAGTCTTCTGTCAATAGTCCCTTCGCTAAAGGTCCGCGTGCGATTACACTCACATTATTTCCCGCTAAATAGTCAAGCAATTCTTCTGGGCGGCGATCAAGTATACTGTATTGCATCATGACGCTAACGATATTTGAACGCTCTACATATTCTTTAATTACATTAGGCCTTATTGAGGAAATTCCATATTCCTTAATTAGGCCTTCCTTTTTTAATTCTTCAAAAGCGTTAATAATTTCATCAATAGGATCTTCAAGCGTACCACCATGAAGCTGATAAAGGTCAATGTAATCGGTTTGTAATCTTTTTAAACTTTGTTTAACGGCTTCTTTTATATGAGATGGAGAAGGGTCCCATTGCCACCCGGTCTGTCCCTGTTCCCAACGATTTCCGACTTTCGTAGCTAAAATAATGTTATCGCGATTATGATTTTTAAGTGTCTTACCCACAAATTCCTCATTTAACCCATAATCATATAAATCTGCTGTATCAATAAAATTTACTCCGCTCTCAATTGCCTCATCAATAATCCGTTTCGCATTCTCGAAGTTAGTTCCTAACGACATACAACCTAAGCCAATTTCACTAACATGTATAGAGGAGTTTCCTAATCTGTTTTTCTTCATCATTAAACCCCTTTCCTTTTTTTATTATCGTAACAGAATTGAAGTTTATAGGAAAAGAATTACGGTTAGGTACATACGTTTTACTATGAGGAAAAAATTAGGTTATTCTATAAAAGGGGGAAAATAGATGGATGTTCTAACAGCAATAAAAACAAGAAGAAGCATTCCTTTAGTAAAAGAGGATGCTGTACCAAAAGAGCTAATTGAAACAATTTTAGAAGCTGGTACATGGGCTCCTTGCCACTACCGGACCGAACCGTGGCAGTTTTTTGTGTTAACTGGCATTGGAAGAAAAAAACTAGGGGAAGCATTAGCTGATATAGCAACCGAGGGTGTTACGGATCAAGTAGAAGCAGAAAATAAGAGATTAAAAGCGGAGCAGAAACCTTTCCGAGCGCCAGTAATCATTGCAGTAGCGGCTAAACCAACAATCAATGAAAAAGTAATAGTGAAAGAAGAATTTGCAGCTGTCAGTAGTGCTGTTCAAAATATGCTGTTAGCTGCACATGCACTAGGGCTTGGAGCAATTTGGCGAACTGGAAAACCAGCATACCACGATCGAATGAAACAGCTGTTTTCTTTACAAGGACAAGAGGAAATCGTAGGATTTATATATATTGGATATCCAAATGTAAAAAAAGAATTAAAAGTTAAAAGAATTCGATATGACCAAAAAACAGTATGGATGGAGGAATAAAGTCTCTATTCATAAGCATTTAAGGAGCAAATAAATGAGAGACTTAACAGAAAAAACAATTTCTGAACAAACTATCTATGAAGGAAAAGTTATCGACTTAAAAGTAAAAGAAGTAAGATTGCCGGATGGTAAAATTGGGAAGAGGGAAGTGTTAAATCACCCTGGTGCAGTCGCAATTGTAGCATGTACAAAAGAAAATAAGCTCGTTGTTGTCAGGCAGTTTCGCAAAGCTTTAGAACGGACAATCGTTGAAATACCAGCTGGCAAACTCGAAAAAGGGGAAGAACCTCTAGATTCAGCGAAAAGAGAACTAGAAGAAGAGACAGGGTATACTTGTGAAAAGATAACTAAAATTAGTGCTTTTTATACTACACCTGGTTTTTCAAATCAAATTGTTCATGTTTATTTTACAAATGAATTAAGTAAAGGGACGCAACAGACCGACAGTGACGAATTTGTCGATGTAATGGAAATTACGATCGATGAAGCATTACGGATGATCGAAACTGGAGAAATAATTGATGCAAAAACAATTTATGCTGTACAATATTTGCAATTAAACAAAGGATAGGAAGTTTTTCATGAACCATTATTTTGTAGATTTACATATCCACATTGGGCGGACTGCTTCAGGACGCCCAGTAAAAATTACTGGAGCGAAAACATTAACGCTTTCCGCAATTTTAGAACAATCTTCTTTGCATAAAGGGATGGATGTTATTGGCGTTATTGATTGTCATGTCCCAGAAGTAATTTTCGAAATCGAGGAACTGCTCAATAAAGGTCGTATGGAAGAATTAACAGGTGGAGGATTAAGATATAATAATACGACATTAATCTTAGGGTCCGAAATAGAAATCTATGATGAAAACTGCAAAGGTCCAATTCACCTTCTCGTCTATGTTCCAACGCTTGATGGAATGAAACAGTTAAGTAGTTGGATGGCAAGCCATATGAAGAACGTCACTTTGAGTTCACAAAGGCTGTACGTTTCTGCTAAAAAACTACAGCAAGTTGTGAAAGAACTTGGAGGCTTATTTATTCCTGCACATGTTTTCACACCGCATAAAAGTTTATATGGAAAAGGCGTAAAACAATCATTAGAAGAGGTCCTAAATCCAGATTTAATAGATGCGATTGAATTGGGCTTAAGTTCAAATACAGAAATGGCAGATCACATTAAAGAGTTACATAACTATACATATGTTTCGAATTCAGACGCGCATTCACTACCGAAAATAGGAAGAGAATATCAAGTAGTAGCGATGGAAAGTCCAACGTTTAATGAGCTAAGGCTCGCTTTGCAGGAACGTGATGGGCGAAAAATTGTTGCTAACTACGGCTTAAATCCACTATTAGGAAAATACCATCGAACAAGCTGTGAAAAGTGTAATACCATTATCGAGGAAAACGAGTTGTCTTGTATAAATTGTGGCTCAAAGCAAATAACAAAAGGTGTTTTTGATCGTTTACAAGAATTGAGAAATGTTGATAATGATACAAATGCTAAGCGGCCACCATACATACACCAAGTACCATTAGATTTCATTCCTAAACTTGGTCCAAAAACATTACAGAAACTTAGGGATTATTTTGGTACAGAAATGAAAATCATTCATGAAGTACCGCAAGAAGCGCTTGAACAAGTAGTATCGAAAGAAATAGCAACTGCCATTACTAAAGCTCGTTTCGGCCAACTTTCTTTAAAGTCTGGTGGAGCGGGTGTATATGGGAAAGTAGAGCTTTAATGATGAAATAGAACTTCCGAATATTACCACGAAGAGTGTGCCGCTTCCTGTGCTATACTACTAGTACAACACGAAGCATTTCAATTTCGGCTTTTTCTATCATTAAAAAACCCTACTCAGTTGAGAGGGTTTTTTATCTGTATATTTTGAGAGGATGAATATTGTGAAGCAACGTACAAAAAATATTTTACTTTTAATTGTATTATTAACACTTGGTTATGCTGGTGGAATTATATATGTTTTAAATTATCTGAAATAGAACTGATACCTATAAAAGTAACAGGTTTACTTCAGAGGTATAATTAATTAAATAAATAGCCAAAACACACGGTATTTCACATATGAAATCACCGTGTGTTTTTTGTTGTTAAATCAATGTCTTTAGTGATTTTATTGCCTTTTTCATAAAAAAACGCACACAAAATCACATATATTGAAATAATTATTTTTATGGTATGTGAATTTGTATTTGACCTATACTGTGAACACATGAAGGGAAAAGACAATAGCAACCTATTTCAAAAGGAAGATTTTTTTAAAAAGGTTATGTGGAATTTTATGTTAAAATGTATATAAGATTTCGAATATTAAGTACTTGAACTAACGGGTCGGATAGTTGAACAAGCGTTTCTAGGATAACTCCAAGTATTTATTAAAAAAGCGTATTTTATAGAGATTAAACATTGTTGTTTTTCACAAGATATATATTTTTTTTGCGAAATAGGAGGGGTTAGATGTTCAGCAACGATTCCAAAGAGGAACTTACTGACAAGACATACAAAATAATAGATATATTTTTTTCCGAAAATGAGAAAACCTTAGTGATTAACGCATTAATAAATCAATGTAGAAATAATCTGCCTTTAGTGACACCTGGACACCAAAGAAACTTGAACGTGTCAGGTTTGCAGCTATTAAATATTCAAATGGTAAGTTTGATAAACTAAGGACTGCTATTGAACTGGTAAACAAAGATTGGAGAGATTTATTAGTAGCCGAAGGTTTTGCAAATGACGAAAATAGTCACATCTATTGGGCAAACAAACTTTTAAAGCGACGATTTTAAAGAAAACTCAAAAATATTTTGTTTAACAAACGGGATGCTTTACCGCAAAAGGTTTTAGGACGGAGGTGTTATATGAGTAATGGCTCGTATCTCGTATAATGATGAAATAGAGTTGACAGTTGCTTCTGATATTTACAGATATGGATTATTAATTGGCTATATTAATAAGGAAACTGTAATTAGATGGTCTGATAAACTAATCAATGAAATGCCTGAACCTCCTTATGAATTAATTGAAATTTCACTTGCTACTAAATCCAAAAGTGAGGATATTGTTAGTTTATTAAAAAACATTAAAGGCACGAGAAATGAAGGATTGGCAATTAAATACATATTTGGTTTATTGAATAAGGGATTAACAGAAAATAAGAATTATGATGTCATTGCTGATTACCTTTGGAAGTTGTCTAACGTAGCACCTATTGAAGAAATATTAGGTTGGGAACTGTACGCAAAAATGAATGTAATCGCTGATGAACTCCAATACGGAGATAGTGAGAAAGTTCAACAAGAGCTAATTATGCTCTTAAAACCCTATTGTTCTTATATTTTTGATTATAAAACTCAATGAAATATCAAAAGGCTTATTCAATTAAAGGGTGCTTTCCTGTAAGAAGAAAAAGCACCTTTATTCATAGAATTGATTATAAAGCGTTATTGAACTAACGAAGCAGTTTAGTTAAAAAATAACTAAATTTAATTTGTAATGGTAAAGGAGAGTTTCTCAATGAAAAAGATTATACCATCTATTATTTCATTATCCCTTATATTACTTATAGTTAGTGGTTGCTCAGGTGATGGTCAAAATGTTGATGGTCAAAAACAAATACAATTTTCATTATCTCAAAAAGGTTCAAATGATAATTGGGAAGTAACAGATAAAGTTTCAGGTCTTTATTACAATCTTTAGAAGACTGTTCATTCAACGCACGAAATAAAAATTGTTTCTAAAAAGGATGTAGATTTCAAAAATTTATCTATCTCTTTGAAGATAGGTAATGAAGTAGTTGGATTCTTTGAAGAAGAAACAGCCGAAGCGGAAAAATACGAATTTAATGCTAAATTAATTCAAAAGGGTAGCTATGAAGTAACACAAGGAACTTTTATTCATCTAAATGAAAGTGATACTTTTTGGGGTGATGATGTAACAATTATTATTAGATATGGCGACAAAAAGGAAGAAATTAAATTGGAGTGATTTCGATTTACACATTGGTGCTTTTTAGAGAGAAAAAAAGCATTCTCATTGTATGAATTAAAATTAAATCATTATTACACTAACATGCAGATTAAGATTAGTTGAAAAAAGAGTTAAATTTAGATGCTTATACGAAGGAAGTGAACGGTAAAGGTGTTTTACCATTCAAAAAAGAAAAAATTACGTGGTTGGAAAAGACATAAGAGGAAAATTGAGAAATGGAAACAAAATGCAATTAACTTAGATATTGATTATGTAAGGGAGCACCATAGGGAGTACATAAAGCTGTGGGTTTTTCCATTTTATAATGGTCTTGGACATAGGACACCTCCTCTATGGTATAACAGGCTATTACTTGACGCAATGATTGATGTGTACTTGACGTGGTATGAAAAGATGAAAAAGGAAAACGAAGATTTTTATTTAAAGATTTGGCTGTATGACCCTCATTTTATAAATTCCCAAATTGTTGTGGCTTATAAGGATTGTCTTAACTTCTATGATAAAACGTTTGATAAGAGGAAGGAACATAAGGGCTTCCCATATGAAAAATTCCATTTTTTAAAGAAAAAGTTGGATAAATTTGAATGGGAATTACACATTGATACAGATTATTATGATGAAAACGACTTAAATGAATGGATAATGGATGGTTTTAAAACGGAAAAAGAAGTCCAATCAATAAAATACAAAGCATATAAAACCTATGATATTAAAAGTGAAGATGGAACATACATACAATACAGTATTGATAAGGGTGATGTATGGATAGGGACATTAAAAAATGAAAGTAACACAACATTCTTCAACTAACGGGTGCGATGTATCAACAAGGCATCGCATTTCTTCTTCAGATAACGAAGCAGTTTAGTTGAAGAAACAGATAATATTTAATGAATGAAGAATATGTACCATAGCCTTACTTTCAATGGGAAGTAGGATTATTTAATTATGAATAAATTTGGTGAATTTCTAGAGGTGATTATGTGGATATAAAACAAGTTTTTTCTTATTATCCCCATCTAAAGATGCATAGTGAGACTACTAAATTCAGATTCTGCCCTAGTTGTGCGTCGGAATATAACTTAGAAGATTTATTACATTGTAAGTATTGTGGATATATCGTCTATCGTAATCCATCTCCTGGGGTAGTCGTATTTATTGAAAAAGATAATAAGGTGTTACTCGGAAAACGAAAAGGGAAATACGGGTATAACAAATGGGGCTTTCCTGGAGGTTTTATTGAATTTAATGAAGACTTCCTAACTGCTGCACATCGTGAGGTAAAAGAAGAAACCAATCTTAATATAGAAATCAGTTCTATACTTAATGTATTTACAAATTTCATATCACCTAGCTTACATACAATTGTTATCGTGCTATTAGCTGAACTAACATCAGGAAACATGAAACCAAATGATGATTTAAAGGACTTAAAATGGTACTGTCTTGATTCGGAGATGCCAGATATGGCTTTTGAATCTGAAAAATACATAATAGACAATATAGATAACTTAAAGAAAAGCACCATTGCAATAGATAATAGCAATAACAAATTTTAATAGAGCATTATTGAACAAACGGGTGCGATTGTGGAACAAGGCAGTCGCTTTTTCTTCTTCAGCTAACGAATGCAGTTTAGTTCACAATGAGTTCTAATAATCGAAGTAATTTAGGGAATAAATATCCATAATACTAATTTGAGAAGAAGGAGTTTATGGATGAAGAAAATCTTGATACTAACCGTAATTGTAATTGTATTATTAAACATACCAAAGCATATCTCTAATGCTGTAAAGAACGATAAAGACTTAACCACCGTAGTCAATGAATCTTTACCATCAAACTCTACACTTATAAGGCCTGAACAGCCTCTTTCAACCAAGCCATTTCAACTATATGATTTGAATAATGATGGAATTGATGAAGTTATAGTCAACTATAAACTAAAAACGAAGGAACAACCCTCTCAATTCGGAGCGATTGTATTAAAAAAAGAAAATGATGAATGGGAGAATATTTGGGAAACAAAATCTCAAGGAGTAGTATTAGATTATTCGGGCTTGGCTGATATTACACGTGATGGAACTAAAGAATACGTATTTGGTGTAACAATAGGTGCTTCAGCAGGAAGCCATCTATATATTTATAAGTGGGTTAATAATTCTTTAAAAAAGGTTGCAGATGTTAATTATCACAAAATGGAGATTATAAGCAACAATAATATTGGTATTGCAGTTTGGCAAAGATTTATAGCTGATACTTATTTTGTAAATGTACTTAGTTGGGATGGCAATAAATTGGTTCATGATGAAGAACTTTACTATGATTATTATCCTATTATTGAAAAGTATCTCTATGAGAAATTATCAGAAATGGATGCTTGGTTTTATTGGTATACACTTGCCGATGCACAAATTAAAGCAAATTTATTTGAGAAAGCAGAAAAATCTATACAAAATGGTATAGCAATAGTTAGGGAACTTGGGTTTTCTGAAGAAGTTGAGAAATTCAATAAACTAAAGGTTATATTGGAAACCAAGAAAAGATCTAATTAAGCTAACGGTTGCACTACTTTTAGAAGGAGTAGTGCTTTTTTTATTGAATTAATAGTGAAAGAGATCTTGAACTAACGATTGCAGGATAGTGAAAAATAATATGGCAAATAGAGAAGGTGATCAAAATAGGCTACTTTATATTAACTATAATAGTCTTATCAATTGTACTTATTATCACCTATATAAGAGCAAAAACAAGCAGTAATGAAATGAATTTTCCTTCGACTAAAGTTAATAATTCAATAGAGTATAAGCAGAGACTTGCTCATGAAATTAAAATTGAAAAACTTCAAAGTGAATTATCACAATCAAATATAAGTGACTACTTAATTAGAACATATGATAGTAATGAAAATAAATGGGAAGGTAACGAATTAATAATTTTAGGTAGCATATATCATACTTGGTACTATGAAATAAAACTAACCTTTATAAATGTTAGTTACATAAGTTGTCCGACATTTTTTCTTCCAACAATATTCGCCTCGCGACTAATTCAGAAATAGGACAGCTAAAGATGGGATTAGAACAAGAGGAAATAGTTATAGTTTTTGAAGATAGGTCAAAGGAATTCTACTTTGTTGTTTGTGAGGACTTTAAATATGAAATGGGATTAAAATATTATGATGAAAAAGATAATCCCAAAGGATAAATAATTAATTTTCTTTCTACAACTAAAGAAGGCAGTATAGCTGAAGAAAATTTATGGTTTAGATTGACTAAATAGAATAGTGGGGGAAGTATGCTAAACATTTATCTTACACGACATGGAGAAACCCAATGGAATAAAGAAAAAAGGTTACAAGGGTCAAAGGATTCGAAGCTTACTGATATGGGAATTAGTAATGCAATTGCGTTGGGGGAACGTTTAAGTAATATTGAATTTAATGCAATATACTCAAGTCCTATTGAGAGAGCTTACCAGACTGCAAGGTATATTAAATCAGATAAAAAAATTCCTATTTATACTCTTGATAATTTAAAAGAAATAAATTTTGGTGATTGGGAAGGTAAAACTCAAGAAGAAATAGAAAATATCGAGATTTATAAAAATGAATATAAAAACTTTTGGGAAAAACCTCATATATATGACCACACCCCTCATAAAGGAGAAGGTTTAGCAGTATTTAAACAAAGAGTAGAAAATGTTTTAAGAAAAATTAGTTCGGACAACAATAATGGAAATATATTAATTGTTACACATGGGGCGGTTATTAAAGCTATTTTGTCGTTTACCATGAATATATCAACTGAAAAAATGTGGGATCCACCATTTATTCATGGTGCTAGTCTTACAAATTTTATTTGGGACGGGGAACATTTTAATTTCAAGATGATAGGTGATACATCTCATTTCTTGGACGAGCTTAAATAGAATTTTAATGAAAGACTTGATAAAAATTTGCTCCTCTACTAACGAAGGCAGGATAATCGAAGAAGGGATATTTGTAATGGAGGCTGTAATGGGGACATTAAATTGGATTCAAAAGTGGTATGTTAAACAATGCAACGGTGATTGGGAACATTCAAACGGAGTACGAATTGATACAATAGATAATCCTGGTTGGAAGGTTCAAATTAGTGTGGAGGACACTGATATAAAC
This genomic interval from Lottiidibacillus patelloidae contains the following:
- a CDS encoding nucleotide triphosphate diphosphatase NUDT15, whose product is MDIKQVFSYYPHLKMHSETTKFRFCPSCASEYNLEDLLHCKYCGYIVYRNPSPGVVVFIEKDNKVLLGKRKGKYGYNKWGFPGGFIEFNEDFLTAAHREVKEETNLNIEISSILNVFTNFISPSLHTIVIVLLAELTSGNMKPNDDLKDLKWYCLDSEMPDMAFESEKYIIDNIDNLKKSTIAIDNSNNKF
- a CDS encoding histidine phosphatase family protein — translated: MLNIYLTRHGETQWNKEKRLQGSKDSKLTDMGISNAIALGERLSNIEFNAIYSSPIERAYQTARYIKSDKKIPIYTLDNLKEINFGDWEGKTQEEIENIEIYKNEYKNFWEKPHIYDHTPHKGEGLAVFKQRVENVLRKISSDNNNGNILIVTHGAVIKAILSFTMNISTEKMWDPPFIHGASLTNFIWDGEHFNFKMIGDTSHFLDELK
- a CDS encoding endonuclease Q family protein, whose protein sequence is MNHYFVDLHIHIGRTASGRPVKITGAKTLTLSAILEQSSLHKGMDVIGVIDCHVPEVIFEIEELLNKGRMEELTGGGLRYNNTTLILGSEIEIYDENCKGPIHLLVYVPTLDGMKQLSSWMASHMKNVTLSSQRLYVSAKKLQQVVKELGGLFIPAHVFTPHKSLYGKGVKQSLEEVLNPDLIDAIELGLSSNTEMADHIKELHNYTYVSNSDAHSLPKIGREYQVVAMESPTFNELRLALQERDGRKIVANYGLNPLLGKYHRTSCEKCNTIIEENELSCINCGSKQITKGVFDRLQELRNVDNDTNAKRPPYIHQVPLDFIPKLGPKTLQKLRDYFGTEMKIIHEVPQEALEQVVSKEIATAITKARFGQLSLKSGGAGVYGKVEL